One region of Bdellovibrio bacteriovorus genomic DNA includes:
- a CDS encoding 3-oxoacyl-[acyl-carrier-protein] synthase III C-terminal domain-containing protein: protein MYLQNFHSIQPPYPKNQGDGLKWLAAIYKAAQKDQAYTEEEYSKLLSRVACSETQIATRRFFLPDSQHTEWDKNQIYPVTQSPRGVSMHHRHEFYHKTVVDLFNKLYDARGFPDDIIHVSCTGYVSPSAAQMVAVRAPKPVTVTHSYHMGCYGAFPALRMASGFLANQEVLGKKKAVDLVHTELCSLHLNPQDPTLEQMVIQSLFADGVIAYSMTPDKPSKGFKVHSLYEELVPETSGAMEWMVSDWGMKMTLSKDVPSMVGQKICDFTHRWLNARGLDPAEISKKALFAVHPGGPKIIDQVVKQMDLKDQQVQASRALLKERGNMSSATLPHLWEKILDDDSIPSGTPIISYAFGPGLTICAGLMEKV from the coding sequence ATGTACTTACAAAACTTTCACTCCATACAACCACCCTATCCGAAAAACCAAGGCGACGGTCTTAAGTGGCTGGCCGCCATTTACAAAGCGGCTCAAAAAGATCAAGCCTATACGGAAGAAGAATACTCAAAACTTCTTTCTCGTGTGGCTTGTTCAGAAACGCAGATTGCGACGCGAAGATTTTTTCTTCCCGATTCGCAGCACACCGAGTGGGATAAGAATCAAATCTATCCGGTGACTCAATCTCCTCGCGGCGTCAGCATGCACCATCGCCACGAGTTTTATCACAAAACAGTGGTCGATCTTTTTAATAAGCTTTACGACGCTCGTGGATTTCCCGATGACATCATTCACGTCAGTTGCACCGGATATGTTTCACCAAGTGCGGCTCAGATGGTGGCGGTGCGAGCACCGAAACCCGTGACGGTCACTCACTCCTATCACATGGGCTGTTATGGCGCCTTTCCTGCCTTGCGTATGGCTTCGGGCTTCTTAGCGAATCAGGAAGTCTTGGGGAAGAAGAAAGCTGTAGACCTCGTTCACACCGAACTTTGCAGTCTGCATTTAAACCCTCAAGATCCGACGCTGGAGCAGATGGTGATTCAAAGTCTTTTTGCCGATGGTGTGATTGCCTACTCTATGACACCAGATAAACCTTCGAAAGGTTTCAAAGTTCATTCCTTATATGAAGAGCTGGTTCCTGAAACCTCAGGCGCGATGGAGTGGATGGTTTCCGACTGGGGAATGAAAATGACTTTATCAAAAGATGTTCCCTCAATGGTTGGACAAAAAATTTGCGATTTCACACATCGCTGGTTGAATGCCCGAGGACTAGATCCGGCTGAAATTTCTAAGAAAGCTCTTTTTGCTGTTCATCCGGGTGGACCAAAAATCATTGATCAAGTCGTAAAGCAGATGGATCTTAAAGATCAACAAGTGCAAGCCAGTCGGGCCCTTCTAAAAGAGCGGGGCAATATGTCTTCGGCGACTTTACCGCATCTTTGGGAAAAGATTCTGGATGACGACAGCATTCCATCCGGCACACCGATAATCAGTTATGCCTTCGGCCCAGGATTAACAATCTGTGCAGGACTTATGGAGAAAGTATGA
- a CDS encoding NAD(P)/FAD-dependent oxidoreductase — translation MSAKKVVIVGGGFAGLKAARALGNKDEVSVTLIDRRNYHLFQPLLYQVATAGLSPAEISGPIRGLLSKYQNVSVFLDNVKSVDLQNRKLEVSDRTVDYDYLILACGAKHSYFAHPEWEENAPGLKTLEQATEIRRRLLIAFELAEKEEDPEKQKQHLTFVIVGGGPTGVELAGAIAEISRHTLTEDFRHIDPSRTRVLLIEAGKRILAAFDESLSRQAARDLEDLGVQIWTNTRVTDVKPTSVVLGDEIVKASTILWAAGVQPSSLNKSLGVPLDRSGRVIIEKDLSLKDHREVFVLGDQACYMGDDGKALPGLASVAMQQGEHAAREILQEINGKPRSEFKYRDKGQMATIGRRKAIAQINRLKFSGFFAWLLWLFIHVYYLIGFKNKVFVIWQWAYAYFTFKRGARLIVDKEWRSQPKSP, via the coding sequence ATGTCAGCCAAAAAAGTCGTCATTGTCGGTGGTGGATTTGCGGGCTTAAAAGCAGCTCGCGCATTAGGTAACAAAGATGAAGTGTCTGTGACACTGATTGATCGTCGTAACTATCATCTTTTTCAACCTCTTCTTTATCAGGTCGCAACGGCGGGGTTATCTCCCGCAGAAATTTCAGGCCCCATCCGTGGACTCCTCTCAAAATATCAAAACGTTTCTGTTTTCTTAGACAATGTCAAAAGCGTGGACTTACAAAATCGAAAATTAGAAGTCAGTGACCGCACTGTGGATTACGACTATTTGATCTTGGCTTGCGGAGCTAAACACAGCTACTTCGCTCATCCAGAGTGGGAAGAAAATGCGCCTGGGTTGAAAACCTTGGAACAAGCTACAGAAATTCGCCGTCGTCTTTTGATCGCCTTTGAACTCGCAGAAAAAGAAGAAGATCCTGAAAAACAAAAACAGCATCTTACATTTGTGATTGTCGGCGGAGGCCCCACAGGTGTTGAACTTGCCGGCGCCATTGCTGAAATCAGTCGGCATACACTGACCGAAGATTTCAGGCACATTGATCCTTCACGCACACGCGTGCTTTTGATCGAAGCTGGCAAAAGAATCCTTGCAGCCTTCGATGAATCACTCTCTCGTCAGGCTGCCCGGGACTTGGAAGATCTGGGCGTGCAAATCTGGACGAACACACGCGTGACAGATGTAAAGCCAACGTCCGTCGTCTTAGGGGATGAAATCGTTAAAGCTTCGACTATCCTTTGGGCGGCAGGCGTTCAACCTTCAAGCTTAAATAAATCTTTAGGCGTTCCACTCGATCGTAGCGGTCGCGTGATCATTGAAAAAGATTTAAGCCTGAAGGATCATCGCGAGGTTTTCGTTCTTGGCGATCAAGCCTGCTATATGGGAGACGATGGAAAAGCTTTACCCGGTTTAGCTTCTGTAGCTATGCAACAGGGTGAACATGCCGCTCGTGAGATTTTACAAGAGATCAACGGAAAGCCACGGAGCGAATTTAAATATCGCGATAAAGGCCAAATGGCCACAATCGGCCGGAGAAAAGCCATTGCACAAATCAATCGCCTGAAGTTCAGCGGATTTTTTGCCTGGCTTCTTTGGTTATTCATTCACGTATACTATTTAATTGGTTTTAAAAATAAAGTCTTCGTCATCTGGCAGTGGGCTTATGCGTACTTTACATTCAAACGCGGAGCTCGATTGATTGTTGATAAAGAGTGGAGATCACAACCGAAGAGCCCGTGA
- a CDS encoding AmpG family muropeptide MFS transporter gives MTATTKKSTKPSWTQTLRAVTRPKVAIMLALGFSSGLPFMLVGNTLGFWLRESGITLATIGFLSWVGLAYSLKFLWAPLIDKANAPIIGKLLGRRRGWMVLSQILIGAALFGMSVIKPEGGLMLFTGLAALAAFASATQDIVVDAWRIEVSDASEDMALLSSAYQLGYRASLLLTDALILIVAASVGWAVSYSIMGALMAVGLVATLLAVEPGRNLTQQQTGTIWTARGIFDAVCGPFIAFFKQHGNKALLILAAVSLYRLSDFMMGPMANPFYADIGITKETVGAVRGSVGLIASVVGVAAGGLAAVRFGFVSTLLVGAVIGPASNLGFALLALMGARNDVFTAAMIIDNFASGFAGTALVGYMSSLTTFGYTATQYALLSSFYALLGKVLKGFSGVMVQTFSEGKSLMEGYALFFVSTALVGIPALLLCILLVRSNRVAK, from the coding sequence GTGACCGCAACAACGAAAAAATCGACGAAGCCTTCGTGGACTCAAACTCTTCGCGCCGTAACTCGACCCAAAGTAGCTATTATGCTGGCTTTGGGTTTTTCTTCAGGCCTTCCTTTTATGCTGGTCGGAAATACTTTGGGTTTCTGGTTGCGCGAATCAGGAATCACCCTTGCGACAATTGGTTTTCTGTCGTGGGTGGGGCTCGCCTATTCTTTAAAATTTTTGTGGGCGCCGCTGATCGATAAAGCCAACGCACCGATCATCGGCAAACTTTTAGGTCGTCGCCGTGGATGGATGGTGTTATCGCAGATCCTCATCGGCGCAGCACTTTTTGGAATGTCAGTCATAAAGCCTGAAGGCGGATTGATGCTTTTTACGGGGCTTGCAGCGTTAGCTGCTTTTGCCTCGGCCACTCAGGACATTGTGGTGGATGCTTGGAGGATTGAAGTTTCTGACGCCAGCGAAGACATGGCGCTGCTTTCATCCGCATATCAGCTGGGATACCGCGCTTCTTTGTTACTCACAGATGCGCTTATTCTGATCGTTGCGGCTTCTGTCGGCTGGGCCGTTTCTTATTCGATTATGGGTGCCTTGATGGCCGTCGGCCTTGTCGCAACATTGCTTGCGGTAGAACCGGGAAGAAATCTGACGCAACAACAGACGGGCACGATATGGACGGCACGTGGAATTTTCGATGCGGTCTGTGGTCCCTTCATTGCATTTTTTAAACAGCATGGAAATAAGGCTTTACTTATTCTTGCCGCAGTCAGCTTGTATCGCCTTTCTGATTTCATGATGGGCCCTATGGCAAATCCATTTTATGCTGATATCGGAATCACCAAAGAAACTGTTGGAGCTGTTCGCGGTTCTGTCGGCTTGATTGCTTCAGTTGTCGGTGTCGCGGCTGGTGGTCTTGCGGCTGTGCGATTTGGATTTGTATCAACGCTTTTAGTAGGAGCGGTCATCGGACCCGCTTCTAATTTAGGATTCGCTCTTTTAGCTTTGATGGGCGCCAGAAACGATGTCTTCACAGCAGCAATGATCATAGACAATTTCGCTTCTGGTTTTGCGGGCACGGCTTTGGTGGGATACATGTCAAGTCTCACAACATTTGGTTACACTGCAACTCAATACGCTCTTTTAAGTTCTTTCTACGCTTTGCTTGGAAAGGTATTAAAGGGCTTCTCGGGAGTGATGGTGCAGACTTTCTCGGAGGGAAAATCCCTTATGGAGGGCTATGCACTTTTCTTTGTCAGCACAGCCCTTGTAGGTATCCCCGCGCTGCTGCTTTGCATTTTGTTGGTTCGAAGCAACAGGGTCGCTAAATAA
- a CDS encoding GNAT family N-acetyltransferase has protein sequence MNYEIRQITTQELLPLRQKVLKPFLRVEECEVDGDYLHSTFHFGLYTDGKLASIATFVQEAHPNFPAKLSYRLRGMATDDAHQGQGLGGKLLTYGENFLRGRGCDFLWFNARIKAFPFYERLGFAYYGPLFDIKDIGPHKVMYKSLIPR, from the coding sequence GTGAACTACGAAATCAGACAAATAACCACCCAAGAACTTTTGCCGTTGAGGCAAAAAGTTTTAAAGCCATTTTTGCGTGTTGAGGAATGCGAAGTGGATGGAGACTACCTTCATTCCACATTCCATTTTGGTCTTTATACTGACGGAAAACTCGCCTCTATCGCGACGTTCGTGCAAGAAGCACATCCAAACTTTCCCGCAAAACTTTCGTATCGCTTACGAGGAATGGCCACGGACGACGCTCATCAAGGCCAGGGGTTGGGAGGAAAACTTCTGACTTATGGAGAAAATTTTTTGCGAGGTCGTGGTTGTGATTTTCTTTGGTTCAATGCTCGCATCAAAGCCTTTCCGTTTTATGAAAGACTGGGCTTTGCCTACTACGGACCTCTGTTTGATATCAAAGACATCGGGCCCCATAAAGTCATGTACAAGAGTTTGATTCCTCGTTAA
- a CDS encoding HNH endonuclease: MMHMSSLRSLLLNSSYEPMRVVSWQKALVLWFQGKVEILEYHSEFARSVQRRFQLPSVLRLKSYVRPRTAGAVRFCRENVYIRDNYTCQYCATKLPAKQLTLDHVVPASQNGPKNWTNVVSACRECNQRKANRTPRTANMPLLTEPRAPNWLPTLQLEISEDHVPPDWAPYLRLSTG, encoded by the coding sequence ATGATGCACATGTCCTCACTGAGGTCTTTATTGCTCAACTCCAGTTACGAACCTATGAGGGTTGTAAGTTGGCAAAAGGCCTTGGTATTGTGGTTTCAGGGTAAAGTCGAGATTCTCGAATATCACTCTGAGTTTGCTCGGTCTGTTCAACGGAGGTTTCAACTTCCCAGTGTCTTGCGGCTGAAAAGTTACGTAAGACCTCGAACCGCCGGTGCCGTGCGGTTCTGCCGTGAAAATGTTTATATCCGCGATAATTATACCTGTCAGTACTGCGCTACCAAACTTCCCGCCAAACAGCTCACTTTAGATCACGTTGTTCCCGCTTCTCAAAATGGCCCTAAAAACTGGACGAATGTCGTTTCGGCTTGTCGGGAGTGCAATCAAAGAAAAGCCAACCGCACACCACGCACAGCAAATATGCCTTTACTCACAGAGCCTCGCGCACCAAACTGGTTGCCAACATTGCAGCTAGAAATCAGTGAGGATCATGTCCCACCTGATTGGGCGCCCTACCTAAGGCTGAGTACAGGATAG
- a CDS encoding FKBP-type peptidyl-prolyl cis-trans isomerase, translating to MRRVLAFNYVLKGPDGNVLDASEKGQPLPFLEGSGQIIPKLEEEIKDLKEGDKKTVKLAAKDAYGEVKDNMFMDVPKQELAHLPQLEVGAHLRLELGHGAHIVRVSKITDDSVTLDGNHPLAGQDLEFAIEMVLIREATTEEVLHGHPHGLHGNSGH from the coding sequence ATGAGAAGAGTTTTGGCATTCAATTACGTTTTAAAAGGACCTGATGGCAACGTATTAGATGCTTCTGAGAAGGGACAACCACTTCCGTTCCTAGAAGGCTCTGGTCAAATCATTCCTAAATTGGAAGAAGAAATCAAAGACCTTAAAGAAGGCGATAAAAAAACTGTGAAGTTGGCAGCCAAAGACGCTTACGGTGAAGTGAAAGATAACATGTTCATGGATGTGCCTAAGCAAGAACTTGCACACCTTCCGCAATTGGAAGTTGGCGCGCACCTTCGTTTGGAATTGGGTCACGGCGCTCACATCGTACGTGTTTCAAAAATCACAGACGACTCTGTTACGCTTGATGGAAATCATCCTCTAGCGGGACAAGATCTAGAATTTGCCATTGAAATGGTTTTGATCCGTGAAGCAACGACTGAAGAAGTTTTGCATGGGCATCCACACGGCCTCCACGGTAATTCAGGACACTAG
- a CDS encoding YajQ family cyclic di-GMP-binding protein codes for MPSFDIVSEVDVQEVDNAINQARKEVEGRYDFKGSKAEIQWDKKEITLLAEDDYKVEAMGSILQTKLHRRGIDIKAIKFEKMEEAGGRMLRQKVTLVQGIDREVAKDIIKLIKDSKLKVQPQIADDKLKITSKSIDELQECIKLVRGGNFPVPLQYNNMRA; via the coding sequence ATGCCGTCGTTTGATATTGTTTCGGAAGTTGATGTTCAAGAAGTTGATAATGCTATCAACCAGGCTCGTAAAGAGGTGGAAGGGCGTTACGACTTTAAAGGAAGTAAAGCTGAGATCCAGTGGGATAAAAAAGAAATCACTTTGCTGGCTGAAGACGATTATAAAGTTGAGGCCATGGGAAGTATCCTGCAGACGAAACTTCATCGACGCGGCATAGATATTAAGGCAATTAAGTTTGAGAAGATGGAAGAAGCCGGCGGACGCATGTTGCGCCAAAAGGTCACTTTGGTACAAGGGATTGACCGCGAAGTTGCTAAAGACATCATAAAATTGATTAAAGACTCAAAACTGAAAGTCCAACCACAAATCGCGGACGATAAACTGAAGATCACATCTAAAAGCATTGATGAGCTTCAAGAGTGCATCAAACTTGTACGGGGCGGTAACTTCCCCGTTCCCTTACAATATAATAATATGAGAGCGTAA
- a CDS encoding RNA recognition motif domain-containing protein, giving the protein MAKKLYVGNLPYSVDDEALHQHFAQFGAVDSAKVIMDRETGRSKGFGFVEMADDNAADTAIEKANGIELSGRAINVSEARPQAPREGGPRRGGFGGGRGGGGGGRGFGGPRGPRN; this is encoded by the coding sequence GTGGCTAAGAAATTATACGTAGGCAACTTGCCTTATTCAGTAGATGATGAAGCTCTTCATCAGCACTTCGCACAATTCGGTGCGGTTGATTCAGCAAAAGTAATCATGGACAGAGAAACAGGCCGTTCAAAAGGTTTCGGCTTCGTTGAAATGGCTGATGATAACGCAGCTGACACTGCTATCGAAAAAGCTAACGGCATTGAACTTTCAGGCCGTGCTATCAACGTTTCTGAGGCTCGTCCTCAAGCTCCTCGCGAGGGTGGTCCTCGTCGTGGTGGCTTCGGTGGCGGTCGCGGTGGCGGCGGTGGTGGTCGTGGTTTCGGTGGCCCTCGCGGTCCTCGTAACTAA
- a CDS encoding arylesterase, whose product MRPFLFSRRSILVFSLFLFTSSFSYAQKKLIVLGDSLTEGYGVAKDAAYPALLEKKLHESGKKEWTVVNSGVSGSTTASGISRMKWLFKSKPEAVLLVLGANDGLRGLKIEDSQKNLSEAIEYANSQKVRVILGGLYMPPNYGVAYTDKFKKMYESLAKKYKVTFIPFVLDKVAGNPKYNLADGIHPNEEGHKIIAENIFQVLKGEL is encoded by the coding sequence ATGAGACCTTTTTTATTTTCACGTCGAAGTATTTTAGTTTTCTCTCTTTTTCTATTCACAAGTTCCTTTTCTTACGCGCAAAAAAAACTGATCGTCTTGGGGGATTCACTCACCGAAGGTTATGGCGTGGCGAAGGATGCAGCTTATCCCGCGCTTCTTGAAAAAAAATTGCACGAGTCCGGAAAGAAAGAATGGACCGTGGTGAATTCCGGAGTCAGTGGTTCAACAACGGCGTCCGGTATTTCCCGCATGAAGTGGCTTTTTAAATCCAAGCCCGAAGCCGTGTTGCTTGTACTGGGCGCGAATGATGGCCTTCGTGGATTGAAAATCGAAGACAGCCAAAAAAATCTTTCTGAAGCAATAGAGTACGCAAATTCTCAAAAGGTGCGCGTGATTTTAGGCGGGCTTTATATGCCACCTAACTATGGTGTCGCCTACACCGACAAATTTAAAAAAATGTACGAGTCATTGGCAAAGAAGTACAAAGTTACTTTTATTCCTTTTGTCTTAGACAAGGTTGCCGGAAATCCAAAATACAATTTAGCAGACGGCATTCATCCCAATGAAGAAGGCCATAAGATTATCGCTGAAAATATCTTCCAAGTTCTGAAGGGGGAGCTGTGA
- a CDS encoding ABC transporter ATP-binding protein: MSLVLNDVRKSFRQGETEIQVLKGLDVSIEPGQVVSIVGQSGSGKSTLLSILAGLERADGGEILVDKVNLTPLSEQEITLFRAQNIAIVFQQYHLIAHLTALENVMLALEILKIEGPREKAKEALEELGLGHRLNHFPSQLSGGECQRVAIARALVVKPKILLADEPSGNLDTHTGDKVMDVFFDIVRKHKITTILVTHSEALAKKCERTLRLEEGRLREV, translated from the coding sequence GTGAGCTTAGTTCTTAATGATGTCCGTAAAAGTTTCCGCCAAGGTGAAACTGAAATTCAAGTTCTTAAGGGTTTGGATGTTTCTATTGAGCCAGGCCAAGTCGTCTCTATCGTCGGACAATCGGGGAGTGGTAAGTCGACGTTGCTTTCAATCCTGGCGGGGCTAGAAAGAGCTGACGGCGGTGAAATCCTTGTCGATAAAGTGAACCTGACGCCTTTAAGTGAGCAAGAAATCACTCTTTTCCGTGCGCAAAATATTGCCATCGTTTTTCAGCAATATCATTTGATCGCCCACTTAACGGCTTTAGAAAACGTCATGCTGGCTTTAGAAATTTTAAAGATTGAGGGCCCTCGCGAAAAAGCCAAAGAAGCCTTGGAAGAATTAGGTTTAGGCCATCGTTTGAATCACTTCCCGAGTCAATTGAGTGGCGGTGAGTGCCAGCGTGTCGCCATCGCCAGGGCGTTGGTGGTAAAGCCGAAAATCCTTTTGGCTGACGAACCAAGCGGAAATTTAGATACGCATACAGGTGATAAAGTGATGGATGTCTTCTTTGATATCGTTCGCAAACATAAGATCACTACAATCCTTGTCACTCACAGTGAAGCTTTGGCAAAAAAATGTGAAAGGACTCTTCGTCTTGAAGAGGGCCGCTTGAGGGAAGTCTAA
- a CDS encoding ABC transporter permease: MLIRLAVRELLRSWRFGLFFIFNLSLGLTGFVSLQAFNTALEKEITANAKSILSADLAVSARRELTDEEVQKMRGVYPRGTEESKVYEFFAMINSAKGSRLVLVKAIDSAYPFYGELELESGNVIKNDTEKSIMQSETTWIYPELKSQLGLDTGDEITLGNLKLKITDLVKKDATQTFRAANLAPRIFINRELLPKSGLLQFGSTFTLAYLLKLPVPTDELVLRESMYQALSDPAVNVDTPSSAGEDSGRQLGYLSDYLGLVSIVALFMSALGAAYIYRLFLSTRMKEIAILRTLGLQSWQAVSVYILQASLLGLIATIPTLILSHLILPVLSGLLSSFTPFDLQPHVNVEAMLVCLFMAIFGSFIVSLPFLVKIFDLRANKLFSEEKFAVGEGTRRYWTFLPSLILFYFLSVYQAHSWKTGSAFVGAMIAVIVLLLIIGYATVKLAGMLKHFRRWFLKFSFLSLSRRAGASLAIFVALGLGALLINILPQLKNSLQAEFQFEGRGKVPSLFMFDIQDEQLPGVQQVLDKDQVQALGLSPLVRARILKVNGQDYERKIEEQGFKTREEEREARFRNRGVNLSYRHDLSASEYIVEGRPFSGNFNPDTQTKAELSVEVRFADRMGFHVGDTLVFDVQGVEVEGQIINLRKVKWTSFQPNFFILVQNGVLNEAPKTWIAAIPFLPEEKRAQLQNEIAATFSNVSVIDVVRAVDDVLKTAEKMSWSLELMAALALITGYIVLFSIVRSQIKLRRWELNMLKILGASGGEVASFILVEFAFLSFLSALTGALLSIVVSFSLNTFIFEGDFKLSWAQPLISVLIITALSLLISFLASLDIVKESALGILREEK, encoded by the coding sequence ATGTTAATCAGACTGGCAGTCCGTGAACTTCTGCGCAGCTGGCGCTTCGGTTTGTTTTTTATTTTTAATTTAAGCTTAGGCCTTACTGGTTTTGTTTCTTTGCAAGCTTTCAACACGGCTTTAGAAAAAGAGATCACCGCCAACGCGAAATCCATCTTATCTGCGGATCTGGCTGTATCTGCTCGTCGTGAGTTGACGGACGAGGAAGTACAGAAGATGCGTGGCGTGTATCCTAGGGGGACAGAAGAATCTAAAGTCTATGAATTCTTTGCGATGATCAATTCCGCAAAAGGATCTCGTCTGGTTTTAGTGAAGGCGATCGATTCTGCTTATCCGTTTTATGGAGAGCTCGAGCTTGAATCCGGCAATGTCATTAAGAATGACACTGAGAAATCCATCATGCAGTCCGAGACGACCTGGATCTACCCCGAGCTGAAGTCTCAATTAGGCCTTGATACGGGTGATGAAATTACACTGGGTAATTTAAAGCTCAAGATCACTGATTTAGTAAAAAAAGACGCGACTCAAACTTTCCGCGCGGCCAATCTCGCCCCGCGTATCTTTATCAATCGCGAACTTTTGCCAAAGTCAGGTCTTCTTCAATTCGGCAGTACTTTTACTTTGGCGTACCTTCTAAAACTTCCGGTGCCGACGGATGAATTGGTTTTACGTGAAAGCATGTATCAGGCTTTGTCTGATCCTGCTGTGAATGTGGATACTCCCTCTTCCGCAGGTGAGGACTCTGGTAGGCAGTTGGGTTATCTGTCCGACTATTTGGGACTTGTTTCCATCGTAGCCCTTTTCATGTCTGCTTTAGGGGCCGCCTATATTTATCGCTTGTTTCTTTCGACTCGAATGAAAGAGATTGCGATCTTAAGAACCTTGGGTTTGCAAAGCTGGCAGGCAGTCAGTGTTTATATCTTGCAGGCTTCTTTGCTGGGGTTGATCGCCACTATCCCGACGCTCATTTTAAGCCACTTGATCTTACCAGTCTTAAGTGGGCTTCTTTCAAGCTTTACACCCTTTGATTTACAGCCGCACGTAAATGTTGAAGCGATGCTGGTTTGTCTTTTCATGGCGATCTTTGGAAGTTTCATTGTGAGCTTGCCATTCTTGGTTAAAATCTTTGATCTTCGAGCTAATAAACTTTTCAGTGAAGAAAAATTCGCGGTGGGAGAGGGCACAAGAAGATATTGGACGTTCTTGCCAAGTTTGATTCTTTTTTACTTCTTAAGCGTTTATCAGGCTCATTCTTGGAAAACCGGCAGTGCTTTTGTCGGCGCGATGATCGCGGTAATCGTACTTCTGCTGATTATCGGTTACGCAACTGTGAAGCTTGCGGGAATGCTAAAACACTTCCGCCGTTGGTTTTTAAAGTTCAGTTTCTTAAGTCTTTCTCGCCGAGCGGGAGCAAGCCTTGCGATCTTTGTTGCGTTAGGTCTTGGAGCTTTGCTGATCAATATTCTGCCTCAACTAAAAAACTCGCTCCAGGCGGAATTCCAATTTGAAGGACGTGGAAAAGTTCCTTCTCTTTTCATGTTTGATATTCAAGATGAACAACTTCCTGGGGTTCAGCAGGTTTTGGATAAAGACCAAGTTCAGGCTTTGGGACTTTCGCCGTTGGTGCGTGCACGCATCTTGAAAGTGAACGGCCAAGACTACGAAAGAAAAATTGAAGAACAAGGCTTTAAGACCCGTGAAGAAGAACGGGAAGCTCGCTTCCGCAATCGCGGGGTGAATCTTTCTTACCGTCACGATCTTTCCGCATCGGAATACATTGTTGAAGGACGTCCTTTTTCGGGAAACTTTAATCCAGACACTCAAACCAAAGCCGAACTTTCAGTGGAAGTGCGTTTTGCTGATCGCATGGGTTTTCATGTGGGCGACACTTTGGTTTTTGACGTTCAAGGGGTTGAGGTCGAAGGGCAGATCATAAATCTGCGCAAAGTAAAATGGACAAGCTTTCAGCCGAATTTCTTTATCTTGGTGCAAAACGGTGTCCTTAATGAGGCACCGAAAACCTGGATTGCAGCGATTCCTTTCTTACCAGAAGAAAAGCGTGCACAGTTGCAAAACGAAATCGCGGCGACGTTTTCAAATGTCTCGGTGATCGATGTGGTCCGTGCTGTGGATGATGTTTTGAAAACGGCGGAAAAAATGAGTTGGTCACTGGAGCTGATGGCCGCTTTAGCACTAATAACCGGATATATCGTTCTTTTCTCGATTGTTCGCAGTCAGATCAAGCTGCGTCGTTGGGAACTCAATATGCTTAAAATTCTGGGGGCTTCTGGAGGGGAAGTTGCAAGCTTCATTCTTGTGGAATTTGCCTTCTTGTCTTTCCTTTCGGCGTTAACCGGCGCTCTTTTAAGCATTGTCGTGAGTTTTTCTTTGAACACCTTCATTTTTGAAGGCGACTTTAAGCTTTCTTGGGCACAGCCGTTGATCTCGGTTTTGATTATCACGGCATTAAGCTTATTGATTTCTTTCCTTGCAAGCCTAGATATTGTAAAAGAGAGTGCTCTGGGTATCTTGCGCGAGGAAAAGTAA